From Malus sylvestris chromosome 1, drMalSylv7.2, whole genome shotgun sequence:
gaacgtttaggatatgtatccgaaagagaatggtctcatgaatctaacttctttaaattacattctcctaattacatattccttggactcatcgtttaagcatataacatttatatgagacgacttaaaacaataatctatgcccttgatattaaactagattagtttaacatgtgaaatgtctgtaaagtatcatcatatgattggttgtagggcacatttccaacataccATCCATACAACAAGAATCGTTCCAATGCTCTTGATCAGGTTAGATAGACCTGAAGTTGTTGctaaagatgtgatttaggtataAAGTTAGTATGCATAGTatcgcattcatccagacaactaagtTTCACACATTCGTACCTAATcacatgtttaattgaatttggtcacatgtatataagaaacatgattcaattaactcatattcgaggacaatattgataagattatccataactaaaacaaacaccaaacctgaatccaagaacatagaaaaatgttcctaaagtaaaccaaagttacgaaggggattcggccaacaaggccacTCATGTCAAAATTTTGCTATTCCAACgatgtttggtggagcaaaattagtctcacatattgaccactagaatggtactcctcaacgacattggtaggggcataaacaggtgcataaccaatgatttaTTCCATCTAGACAGAAGTAAATTCTGTAGGGTTGAGGTTCTGGAATAATATTCGTTATtgtgaagttttaggtcttaggtgccaaagatcatgcttcgggcatgatgccacaccttggctgACCCTAATTTTACCATACGTTGTAAAAAATAAACTcaaaattggattgtgagagagaTAGACCCATACTTGGGTTCGGTAGGGTCTAGTCAAACTTGGAGGGGTCTGTTCGATAGACCTCTGCCGAAGCAAAACAACACCGTTCAGTGCACCTTTGTCAAAGCAGGGCATGCCTTTTGATGCATCCCTGGCGAAGCAGGGCACCACCATTCGGTAGACTCCACCTAAAACTGAGTCTACAACGTTCTGTCATAtatgtggtagtaatcagatccgagaatttggtaaactttcgtTCTCTACACTGCCACTTAAAGAGaaagttagaaacatggaaggacgagaaaatTATTCTCTAGGCAAAATTTCATCGGATTTGTAAACTTTAGAATCGTACTCATTCATAGACGTAATCATGTTGTGCTTCAGGCAATATCTTTCATGATTAAACAGTCCGTAGAAGTGAGCCAAAGAGTCATGGAATCCTTGTTCGGGAGGTATTTTTGTTTGTAATGCTTCAGGCATTTCGAATGAAGACCATGGCGGAGGCTTAGTTAGCTCTTCCATGTCATTGTTAGCTTCAATTGTTTcttagcttcttgatagtcaagtgaagattcacgtcttgtacccacataaagtggtttgtgtcaagaaacgtccaaatcagtggaatcgaacttgttacggttcgacaatccactgaatggAGGGAATACAAttatgattggtgctatggAAATAAGATCTCCATAAACATAAAAGTAAGAACATTCggggttctaagacatggtttacatgaaaaacgtcgggttttcatgagtgtattgttttataaaaacttcgggtttcaaagacaCCAAATTCAAAACTacatgttcaatttagtttatgaacgttgagttcataaaagagaggttcctgcaagaacacataatacaatatgttgatttaagtgtagtggatttgagttactttgggaactcaagtgtgagagtttCGAGACCATTAAAGGATGTCATCGGTTCAaagtagaaaaataaattattgaatcgttaacgtccaaaagtgatattcaggtcaataattttagaTTAATTATTAGATTAATAGACTGctagtcacttttaattaatttaatagatcGAGACCAAACAGGATTGATCGTggaagcaaaaataatgatagaCAAGTCATATTAGCTTCGGTTGGTGATAGGTCAAGtgataattaaattagaattaatCAGCGTAAACCaaagtacccaaaaaaaaaatatttgggtaTGATTTATAACCCGGGCACGCCAAAAAAATAATACGGCCTAGCCTCATTGGGCTGGCTACAATGCGGGGGACAAGCCTTGCAGCACGGTTGCAGGTCATTAGGCCTTGGGGAAGGCTGTGGGTCTCTAGTCAATGTGGTTTGGGTAAGCCCAACATTGGAAAGTTGGCTTGCGGGTTGGCGCTTGCGAGGCCTAGCCGAAGCTGGGATTGGGTTTTAAGTCGGGGCAGTTTAAACCCAGTAGTGAAAAACTACTGGCGAGTTAGGCTAAGGCATGGGCAAAGCCCATCAAGCGATGTGCTTGCTGAAAGTAGGCTTGAGCACGAGACAAAAGGGCCTAGTAGAACTGGGTGGCTGGTATTGGGCCAGGTATGCGTATGACACATCCAAGAAAGCTGTAGGCCTTCTCGGATTGGGCTGGGGCTGCAGGCCCGTGAGAACCCTACTAGGGCGAGGGCCTAGTGTGCCTTGCGTGAGCAATGAAGCCCAAAAAGTTGTTGTCGTGTGGTCCAAGGCATTAAACGACGCTGTTCCCATATGTGCTCTATGCGGCTGGGCTGCAGGCCAGCTGCGATAGTTGATGGTTATGCTAGCGGGGGTGAGCCGCAGCCTTGCCGCATAATTcccattttgtttcttttttttttccgatgTTTCTAGGGTTTAAAGAACcctaaattgcttctaatttatgtatatgctttgactcacaaattccacatagcaaaataataattgcgtaatgcatgaaaagtatatatattgaaaaatatatgaacatatacaacatatatatcagaaggtaaatataaatgtagggggttcatgcatcatggggaatgttttcatgcttcatggtcgtttcaattatctttctttattttaaaagaacatgattggcagaaaacaaccgagcctttgaatttgtagaagatcattctttgaaagtcGGAATTGCATCttcaatgcgttgtatcacgtgcaacaaagaaaaattaaattgaatcaatagcatgtagatcaatttaataaaataataaaataatcataaaaataaaggaaaattaatgaaaaaggcttcaaaactttactttttaaccaaaaactatctaataactttatttaatgataagaacaaaaagaaaaaacataaaatataaacatgtgTGCCCAACGctcgttaagtttcataaacagtgtagtaccgttaagtttcataaacaatgtagtacAATTAAATCTCATAAACAGTGTAATACCGTTAactttcataaacagtgtaataTCGTTAAGTTCATAAACAGTGTGGTACCGTTAAGTTTTATAAACAATGCAGTaattttcataaacaatgtaataagtttcataaatagtgtagtattgttaagtttcataaacagtgtagtaccaTTAAATTTCTTAAACAGTGTACAAACTTTCTTTAGCGCAGCGCCAAGAACgtgctaataacgtgttgtagaCATAACTGAACAATTATAGAggccacagagagagagaggaggtgtggcatagaaagagaagagatgtgtaattgtgagatATGTATTATCTCACCctattgtgtctttatttatagtagtatgaaAGGTAAATTCCTTACCCCAATATGATTACAattctaataggataatatgtAGTCTAAAAGATATGGTAGAATCTCATAAGGATATCCCAGATATGATAGGATTTACacgatcacattcctaatctaatagaaCTGCAAGAAAACGTACATATTAAGATTAGTATTAGTGATATTTAGCTTGATAACATGTTCAAATaagtttctttaaaaaaaaaaaattaaaatgggtaTTGTTATCTATAcatctatttttacttttcacacactccTTAATTTCCAACAGATGTATCACTTTTCATACACTCGTCTTAATTTTCGGCAGTCGGATCAATGAATAGAAGAAGATCACACTGCCCTTTTTGTCATTCAAAGGAGCCCACTGGCCCAGCTCTGTTTGACTAGCCCCGAGTGAACCCACCTGAATCTCGCACTAGTTGTTCcgcttctcctcctccttcactGCAAAACCCCAAGCACGTTCACAGCCGTCCGATCTAGGGTTACTAACTTCCGATATTCGGTACTCAGATGCAAGATCAATGATGATGGGGTTGGAGTTGGGGTTGGGGTGGGTGGGTGCCATTTTGGTAGGAGCGGGCTGGCTTGCTTTGGGGTATTTCTTTGGCGCTCGTTACCCTCCTTCTCGCATTATTTTCTCAGCCAGACTCGCTAAGCAGGCTGCACTTGCCAATGATCTTAGCaatggaaagaagaagaagaagaagaacgaggACAAGCCCAAAGATCCTCTCCAGATTGAAAACCTCGCCGACATTCTCCAAGATTTCAAAATGGTATTGCTTCAagcttcatctctctctctccctctctctctctctctcttttcctttaATACTTGATGATTTCGAAGCACCTGTGATTCCGTATTCCTTTATTCACTTTCTTGATTGTTTTCTTCAGGTTTTGGTGGTCAGGAATGATCTAAAGATGGGTAAAGGGAAAATTGCCGCTCAATGCAGGTAGCTGTagatactcttttttttttcctttttgtttggtGCACTAAAATTAAGCCACTCCTTTATCTGCACccttttatatattttcaaattGAGCAATTATAGGTGTTATGTTTGTTAAATGGTTAACTtctttaaaagcactttcattcattttaaaagcactttgaAACAAGCCTTTATTGACTAGTTAATTTTTCTCTATTGAtcgaattattttttttgttcaaacttGTTATCGGAATGTTTGTTCATTGTTTAGCCATGCGACTTTAGGCCTCTATAAAAAGGTCCTCCATCGAGCACCAAAAGCTTTAAACAGGTAAAGCAACACACTACTCTGTGATTTTTTCTCTGTCAGACAATGTGGGATTTTGCATACCTTTCTATGTTTCCTGTAATGGTGTTTTTCCAATCTGCAGGTGGGAGATGTGTGCACAGCCTAAAGTTGTAGTGAAAATAGAAAGTGAAGAAGATATGCTAGTTTTGCAAGTCAGTATCATATACAAATTTCTCTGTATATTTTCTGTGAGTTGAACTTTATGGTTGATGTAAAAATTGTCGTGGATTTTGACAGGAAAGGGCTAAATCGCTGAATTTACCGACACACATTACAATTGATGCTGGCAGGACTCAGATTGCACCAAGTGCGTTACTTGGTTACATTTCTATAGCTGACTTTAATCTTGATTTTAATATTCTTTTAGCCTTTGGTGATGTTCATGTCACTAGTgtcaatcaaataaaaaactagTTTTACTCACAAAAATTTGAATATTACTGAGAAGCGGAGGCTTTCGTCATCACAACTTGAGAAAGATTGAATTAAGTCGATCAGCATAATGCTCTCGAAGAATGAGAGTTTCCAAGTTGTGTACCGCCATCCTCATTGACATTTTTTAATTGTATTTTGGTGTTACTTGTTTTTTGAGTACTGCCGCAAACAGATCCGTTGTAACTTGTCGTATTTGTTCCCCATATGCGCCATGAAATTTATATTCTTGACTTGTTTCTTATGGAGTTGACCTTCCAAAGTTACTTATTTGGTCCTATGTTTTCTTCCAGATTCAAGGACAGTGATGGCTATTCTTGGTATGTTTCTCTTCTCCATTATCTTGTCTGTTGATGAACCTTTCTTAAGCATGGTCCTCATGTGTGGGGTGTTGTCGACTTAGATTGGTTGTTTGGGAGGCCAAGCCCCTCTATATTATGTTGGTAGGACATTGGGTAGGAGAGGTTTTGAGCTTGTGAATGTAGCATATGGAATTCTTATGTCTGACAAAATGTACAATATCAAAATGTAACTTTGATTTTCCCTCATCACTTTACCTGCACTTACTTATCCCAAATTTTCAACCCATTCGTATACAGGACCTGTTGAAGTGGTTGATGATGTAACAGGTGGACTGAAGCTCTTGTAGTTTGTTTGATTTCAATGGTGCATATAGTATTGCGATGAGAGTTTCAAGGATAAGTCAATGCCATGGGCAGCAACATCAACCATACCGGAAGAGAATTGGTTCAATTTCATGTTCAATGCCCATTCTCTGAAGGCCCCGACTTAGAAATCTACGTGTGCTTCTATCCCAAAGGATtgattatgatgatgatgatgatgaaaagTCGCTGAAATTGCATTATTTATTATGATTATGAAACTTGTACTATACTAATGTAAGGATACTTTTTTTTGAATTCATCCATTACTTGGCAGAGAAATTGAACTCAGAACGTAAACCATGTTCCTGGTTTTGGCATTTGCAGCATTGTCTCATCATCTTATCATGAGACGCTTGGTTTCTTGTCAAGTTTTTGGACAAtgataaaaaagttttgtatgGCCATGTTGAGAACGTAATGTATAACCAAGTCCGCAACGTAACATACACTCCCTACAAAGATTGGCTGTTCCAATTTACATGATCTTGATATAGCATCACAAGCATGGCCGCCACAAATTACAAATGCAACTGTGAAACGCTTGCATTAATAAATCTGATCCGTTGGCTATCACACGTTATCATATTTGCCGTTTCTATTTTAAATTATGTCTAGCCATATTTGCCATTTCTGTTTGAAATGTTTAGAAAGGAGGCAAGTATTTAtcgaaagaaaaattaaaaataaaataaaaacgtaTGCTACCTACAGAGATTGGCTGTTCCAATTTACATGATCTTGATATAGCACCACAAGCATGGATGCCATAAATTACAACTACAACTGTGAAACGCTTGCATTAAATCTGATCCGCCGGCTATCACACGTTACCATATTTGCCGTTTCTATTTTAAATAATGTCTAGCCATATTTGCTGTTTCTGTTTGAAATAATGTTTAGGAAGGAGGCAAGTATTTAtcgaaataatatttttttttaaatgaaaaataaatcatGGCTTGAGAGGTTCGAACTCTTGCGGGGGATCCCCATGCACTTAGCAAGCACACGCCTTAACCACTCGGCCAAGGCAACTGTTGATGACATTGCAGGCtgcttattttttaattaaatatttaattaataagttTTTGTTCCTAATTTCCTATCGTTTAGTGATCTTTATATTTATCTTCACCCTCATCACAATGTTAGTTGAATTATTTGTGCCGGCCATGATCGTATTATGCATTATATATCTTCACCCCACTTTACTCACATCGCAATAACCTACTCATGCAAGATCATGAGTAGTACCAGTAGTAGTGTAAACATGGAAAATTCTTGAAACGAaaaagacaagaacaacgtgcacaaaataatatttgtatttgatgattttgggttacaatctctctcaaatttgatcatttgATTCGATtcccgtaaggtgttgattttgtggatgtgtgattgatctaagggctgtcgaggcttgatcatggatgaacggttgaaagtttcttcaagggcctttgaggcttgatcttgaatgacggtgatgaacggatcttcaagggcttttgggcttgatcttgaaggacggttggatgtgtggatttgttgacgttattgatccaaatggccgttagggcttgatcttaggatgaacggatgatgaacgattcCAACGAAGCCATATCTTTCCGGATATTGTTCAATATGTAATACAAGGCAAGGCCGAATTGCTTGAACGGTTGAACCGATTACTTGGAGCTTGGGCCGGCCCTACTAATAGGCCTTCCTTTACGGCCTTGGCCCAGCTCAATGAAAAGAAATTACCCTCCCCTTATTTTCCCGCCAAAACCCTCGCCTCTATCCGTCATTTGCCGCCAAATCTGAGCTCTCATTTACTTTTCAGTCTGTGTGTAACTGCCCCTTTCTCTCTTGCTCTCCCACTCTCTCCAATTGCTGGCAACCATGAAGGACATCGACTTCAGCGCTGAAAAAGGTCAGttttcgtctctctctctctctctctctctctctcctccgtcAATACTCGATTTAATATTTGTTATTTTTGACAGAGCTTGCCAAGGATTTTCTTTCCAACTTTCCCGATTCGAATGGCGAACCCAAATACATGCGCATCCTTGTGAGTATCCCTCTTCTTCTTTACCACATTTTCTTGTAAGCTTTGATAGTACTGtctgaaaaccctaatttcccgTTGGATTGAATGCCGGATTCATTTTTCTGAATTATTTGACTATACAGTAGCAATATCTAAATGTTTTTTACTTTTCAGCAACAAGTTGCAAACCGCAAATTTCGAGCTATCGAGATTGATATTGAGGACTTGTTTAGTGTAAGTTCCGCCTATGCTTGGGATTTTGTTGCAAATGCCTAATTATTATTTGTGAAAGAGTTGTTGATTTTCTTATACGAAATCAATTGTTAATTTGTGTTATGCAGTACGCAGAATTGGATGAAGAATTCTGCAATCGAGTTCAAGAAAACACTCGGCGATATATTGGTATTTTTGCTGATGCTATTGATGAGCTTATGCCGGAGCCCACAGAGGCATTTACAGATGATGATCATGACATACTCATGACTCAGAGGTCTGATGATGTACCAGAGAATATGGATGGTCCGGATCCACACCAGAAGATGCCTCCTGAAATCAAGCGCTACTTGTGAGTTCAAAGCAAAATCCTAATTCCGGTTGTGCttgtttgaatgaaatttcagtCTAAATGTGTGAATTCACTGAATTGTGTGGTCACACTGATACACGTCCTGTTTCGGGTTTAACTTTTGTGTTTAGTAGTTTATTATTCATGACTCATTAGTAAATGAACGTCGATTTTCTTAAAGGTATTAGCTAGTTTGGTTTGCAGTATATGTTTTGAAAATATGCTGGTGCGATGTAAGTTCAACAGAGGTTTATCTCAGATTAATATTGGTAACTTACTTTTACATCTATTCCATGTCTTCTGTTGTAGTTTATTAATAAGTTTCATATGCTTCAACTttcatttgtagtgaagctttctatgatgTTTGAATTTACTAGTGTTTTTTCATATGTATTCTAGTGAAGTTTACATAAGAGCATCTTCAAGTGGAAAGTCGAAGCCATATGCAATTAGGGAGGTCAAGGCTTCACATATTGGTCAACTTGTAAGGATATCAGGGATTGTGACGCGGTGTTCAGATGTTAAGCCATTGATGCAGGTAGCTGTCTATACATGTGAAGAATGTGGTTTTGAGATTTACCAGGTACTTAGACACAATCCTTATGTTCAGCCATTTGATTGCCAATAAGCCATAATACAGTTTGGGTATTCAGCGTATTTTGAAACATTTGTTGTTAGCTACAAACCCATACATACTCAACATATTTCAAACCTTCTTATTTCTCTCCCTTTTGGAGTATAATTTATTCAATGCCACTGCGCCTATACTTGTGCCTAGTTTCTTTAAAGCCACTTTTGTTGACTCATGAATTCTTTTTGTGCCTAACAGGAAGTAACTGCTCGAGTCTTTATGCCACTCTTTGAATGCCCATCCAGGCGTTGTATAACAAATAGAACAAAGGGGAACCTTATTCTTCAACTCAGGGCATCAAAGTTCTTGAAATTTCAGGAGGTACTTTATGCCGATTTAGTCACAGTTATTTAATAGCAGGGACAGCTGTATTAGAATATGGTTTTGCATTAATTTTTATCAACAGTAGCGTTTATCATCCTCTTCTGTGATATAGTTAGATGTGGTTCAATTTCAGGCAAAGATACAAGAGTTGGCTGAAGATGTTCCAAAAGGCCACATTCCACGGACAATGACTGTTCACTTCTGTGGTGAACTCACAAGAAAGGTTGAATACTTCTATGTTAATTATCATAAAGTATTTTAAACTAAAACTTACAGTTTTGAATGAATCCCTTGCAATGGGGTAGATGGGGGTTTCCGCTTCACATGATTGCAGGAAGTGATGACATCCTGCTTCTACTTAACTGATTATAACTGTTTTCTTTGAATTTGCATGTGCCTCTTCCTCAACACCATTAGGTAGCTCCGGGTGATGTTGTGAAATTATCTGGGATTTTTCTTCCTATTCCTTACACTGGTTTCAGAGCAATGCGGGCTGGCTTAGTTGCTGATACTTACTTAGAAGCCATGTCCATCACACATACTAAGAAAAAATATGAAGAGTAAGGCACTATTCCATGTTCAGTACAATTTTGTCTTCAGTTGATGCATCTCGTTTATCGTTCTCAGTCGACAAAACCATCTATACTTGTGTAATTGACTAAATTACTTTTCATACAAATGTTGTACTATAtattgttctcatcttttcaaCTCTTATCATAGAGTTTATCTGGTGCTTGTAATACAATTTTTGCTAAACTTATTGTTCTTTTTACCTACTTTGATAAACCTCTTTAATTCTTAGGTGAAAAAGGTATTGTGTACTAACTTGAGTTATGCCACAGTTATGAACTTATAGGAGATGAGGAAGAACAAGTTGCACGTTTGGCTGAGGATGGTAACATATATGAAAAGCTGGCTCGATCTTTGGCACCTGAAATATACGGGCATGAAGATATCAAAAAGGCTCTGCTTCTGCTCCTAGTGGGCGCTCCTCACAGGAAACTAAAAGATGGAATGAAGGTAAGTTCTCATCGTTACCAGATGCCATCTGACTCAATTATATTGTTAAATTGAATTTTGCTTATCCTTCTGAGAATTTTTATTCACAAGATTATGGATTTCATTTGGATGTATCCTCTACATTGAAGTGAAAGATCAGCAGTCCTCCCTTCTTCCTTCCCTCTATTGCAGCTTCCTGACCTGGCACTTGCATGTCCTGGTCACCGGTTAATGGTTATGTAAATTGAGTTTCAGTTTGCAATTTGTCTCCTTCCTTTATAAGATGGGATTCCCAAGCCAAATGTTCTATTTTTAGGATAATTCCAAGCTCATATCATGTCTGTGATAAAGTAGACTGGTCATAGCATGTTTTATCATTTGCACGATAGGACCGCAAGAGGTCATAATACATTCTCCTTCAAAATGCAGATTAGAGGAGATTTACATATTTGTCTGATGGGTGATCCTGGAGTTGCAAAGAGCCAGCTTCTCAAACACATAATTAATGTAGCACCCAGGGGAGTATATACAACTGGCAAAGGAAGCAGTGGAGTTGGTCTAACTGCTGCTGTTCAGAAAGATCCCGTCACAAATGAAATGGTCCTGGAAGGAGGAGCATTGGTGAGATACATATGCTCCTTTcagttataatatatatatatatatatagacatacatatgtttattttttcatGTTATATGAGTGGAAGAGCATACAAAGTTACAAACCAGTAAATACTTGCCGAATATATGCATAATACTCGAGAGTTCTTAATGTTAAACTTTTATTGC
This genomic window contains:
- the LOC126633180 gene encoding uncharacterized protein LOC126633180, with the translated sequence MMMGLELGLGWVGAILVGAGWLALGYFFGARYPPSRIIFSARLAKQAALANDLSNGKKKKKKNEDKPKDPLQIENLADILQDFKMVLVVRNDLKMGKGKIAAQCSHATLGLYKKVLHRAPKALNRWEMCAQPKVVVKIESEEDMLVLQERAKSLNLPTHITIDAGRTQIAPNSRTVMAILGPVEVVDDVTGGLKLL
- the LOC126633114 gene encoding DNA replication licensing factor MCM7-like isoform X1, with amino-acid sequence MKDIDFSAEKELAKDFLSNFPDSNGEPKYMRILQQVANRKFRAIEIDIEDLFSYAELDEEFCNRVQENTRRYIGIFADAIDELMPEPTEAFTDDDHDILMTQRSDDVPENMDGPDPHQKMPPEIKRYFEVYIRASSSGKSKPYAIREVKASHIGQLVRISGIVTRCSDVKPLMQVAVYTCEECGFEIYQEVTARVFMPLFECPSRRCITNRTKGNLILQLRASKFLKFQEAKIQELAEDVPKGHIPRTMTVHFCGELTRKVAPGDVVKLSGIFLPIPYTGFRAMRAGLVADTYLEAMSITHTKKKYEDYELIGDEEEQVARLAEDGNIYEKLARSLAPEIYGHEDIKKALLLLLVGAPHRKLKDGMKIRGDLHICLMGDPGVAKSQLLKHIINVAPRGVYTTGKGSSGVGLTAAVQKDPVTNEMVLEGGALVLADMGICAIDEFDKMDELDRTAIHEVMEQQTVSIAKAGITTSLNARTAVLAAANPAWGRYDLRRTPAENINLPPALLSRFDLLWLILDRADMDSDLEMARHVVYVHQNKESPALGFTPLEPSVIRAYISAVRRLSPSVPQELEEYIASAYSSIRQEEAKSNAPHSYTTVRTLLSILRISAAIARLRHSETVAQSDVDEALRLMHMSKFSLYSDDRQKSGLDPIGDIYSILRDESETTGKQDVSYAHALNLISRKGYSEAQLKQCLEEYANINVWQINPISFDIRFIDAI
- the LOC126633114 gene encoding DNA replication licensing factor MCM7-like isoform X2 — protein: MKDIDFSAEKELAKDFLSNFPDSNGEPKYMRILQQVANRKFRAIEIDIEDLFSYAELDEEFCNRVQENTRRYIGIFADAIDELMPEPTEAFTDDDHDILMTQRSDDVPENMDGPDPHQKMPPEIKRYFEVYIRASSSGKSKPYAIREVKASHIGQLVRISGIVTRCSDVKPLMQVAVYTCEECGFEIYQEVTARVFMPLFECPSRRCITNRTKGNLILQLRASKFLKFQEAKIQELAEDVPKGHIPRTMTVHFCGELTRKVAPGDVVKLSGIFLPIPYTGFRAMRAGLVADTYLEAMSITHTKKKYEDYELIGDEEEQVARLAEDGNIYEKLARSLAPEIYGHEDIKKALLLLLVGAPHRKLKDGMKVLADMGICAIDEFDKMDELDRTAIHEVMEQQTVSIAKAGITTSLNARTAVLAAANPAWGRYDLRRTPAENINLPPALLSRFDLLWLILDRADMDSDLEMARHVVYVHQNKESPALGFTPLEPSVIRAYISAVRRLSPSVPQELEEYIASAYSSIRQEEAKSNAPHSYTTVRTLLSILRISAAIARLRHSETVAQSDVDEALRLMHMSKFSLYSDDRQKSGLDPIGDIYSILRDESETTGKQDVSYAHALNLISRKGYSEAQLKQCLEEYANINVWQINPISFDIRFIDAI